The following proteins are co-located in the Desulfobaccales bacterium genome:
- a CDS encoding site-specific integrase has protein sequence MTCSIYIWYQGTRQKIYTDQYGFPLDSLARAEQLLATIRHQIGAGKFDPKEYVTKEIRSLQFENYVAAWLTRLQAEVERRLISRAYFREIKRYSRSYFVPFFGRMSIRDIRDGHIKDFRNQLPEHLSAKTVTNILGALHKLMAEALDRKDIAVMPKFPRVPKREPDTKWLTPEEQARILANCREPYRTLFLLCMKQGCRLGEARALTWDCVHLKGQAYITIKASMDLGEWKPYTKEGDVRKIPLNSQVKAALMALPRALSGFVFTGLKGRPLSYASVRRAWTKAARAAGLNISPYQGTRHSFATQKLMASYSERMVMEATGHKTVTAFRRYGKLVTEAMRGMIEDDSISTVHMPSAEEKPIKI, from the coding sequence TTGACTTGCTCTATCTACATCTGGTATCAAGGCACTCGACAGAAGATTTACACCGACCAGTATGGTTTCCCGCTGGACTCGTTGGCCAGGGCGGAGCAATTGCTGGCCACCATCCGGCATCAGATCGGGGCGGGAAAGTTCGACCCCAAGGAATACGTCACCAAGGAGATAAGGTCACTTCAGTTCGAGAACTATGTGGCCGCTTGGCTCACCAGGCTTCAAGCCGAGGTGGAGCGGCGGCTCATCAGCCGAGCTTATTTCAGGGAAATCAAACGGTATTCCAGGAGCTATTTCGTCCCCTTCTTTGGCCGGATGTCCATCCGGGACATCCGGGACGGGCACATCAAGGATTTCCGGAACCAACTCCCAGAACACCTGTCGGCCAAGACGGTAACGAACATCCTGGGGGCGCTGCACAAACTCATGGCCGAAGCCTTGGACCGCAAGGACATCGCGGTCATGCCCAAGTTTCCCAGGGTGCCCAAGAGGGAACCGGACACCAAGTGGCTCACGCCGGAGGAGCAGGCCCGCATCTTGGCCAACTGCCGGGAGCCTTACCGGACGCTGTTTCTCTTGTGCATGAAGCAGGGGTGTCGCCTCGGGGAGGCCAGGGCCCTGACCTGGGACTGCGTCCATCTCAAGGGCCAGGCTTACATCACCATCAAGGCCAGCATGGACCTGGGGGAATGGAAACCGTATACCAAGGAGGGAGATGTAAGGAAGATCCCCCTCAACTCCCAAGTCAAGGCGGCACTTATGGCCCTGCCCCGAGCCTTGTCGGGCTTTGTCTTTACCGGCCTGAAAGGCCGGCCTCTTTCATACGCCAGTGTGCGGAGGGCCTGGACAAAGGCAGCCCGGGCGGCAGGGCTCAACATCAGCCCCTATCAGGGCACCAGGCATTCCTTTGCTACCCAGAAACTTATGGCGAGTTACTCCGAGCGCATGGTGATGGAGGCCACGGGCCACAAAACGGTTACGGCTTTCAGGAGGTATGGGAAACTAGTGACGGAAGCCATGAGGGGCATGATCGAAGACGATTCTATATCGACCGTCCATATGCCGTCCGCAGAGGAAAAACCAATTAAAATTTAA
- a CDS encoding DUF4203 domain-containing protein: protein MDIWMGVAAILVGLVSCFYGYPVFRVLLVLAGLIVGYGLGHLLVQSGHPWVSLGIGVGAAVLLALLAYPLWSLGVALSGASLGFLIFSALAAAADASSGLTLGAGILGAGLVGLLFYQLRDLLVMVTTALNGALEVVLGVGWLVPALALRRGLSGWLGVAAIVVLAAVGFAVQYGMFKDRRTYSTPAGKTG from the coding sequence ATGGACATCTGGATGGGAGTGGCGGCAATTCTGGTGGGGTTGGTGAGCTGTTTTTACGGCTATCCCGTCTTTCGAGTGCTTCTGGTGCTGGCAGGGCTGATTGTGGGCTACGGGCTCGGCCATCTCCTGGTGCAGAGCGGCCACCCCTGGGTCTCCCTGGGGATCGGCGTGGGGGCGGCGGTGCTGCTGGCGCTTTTGGCCTACCCCTTATGGAGCCTGGGGGTGGCCCTGAGTGGGGCCTCTTTGGGTTTCCTCATCTTCAGCGCCCTGGCCGCGGCGGCGGACGCCTCCTCGGGGCTCACCCTGGGGGCCGGCATCCTGGGAGCCGGGCTGGTGGGGCTGCTCTTCTATCAGCTCCGGGACCTGTTGGTGATGGTCACCACCGCCCTCAATGGCGCCCTGGAGGTGGTCCTGGGGGTGGGCTGGCTGGTGCCGGCCCTGGCCCTCCGGCGGGGACTGTCCGGCTGGCTGGGGGTGGCGGCCATCGTGGTTCTGGCCGCGGTGGGCTTTGCTGTGCAGTACGGCATGTTCAAGGACCGGCGCACCTATTCCACTCCTGCCGGGAAAACAGGCTGA
- a CDS encoding clostripain-related cysteine peptidase — MLIDADNPYRGDFPARLELTAEDFSFDLSETNRQALGRTAAWSVVGYLAADCNLAPLMFEDLKEMKAVGSGPDLHVMALFDGSLLTDAFFARLHRTSKLSEDLLAKFGELETHKPEVLTLALQLAGFYPGEKRVLFLSGHGQGWRGALLDENRGLTRYRRDPEWLVLPGTYEECFRGLRECNRQVQEELNRHLPAPAPAKPYDIVAFDACYMGNIEAVATLAEQADFLVVTEDQMPGQGFPYGRLLAALAKDPKQPPETFCRLLVAETKDFYHLPGRPRSRVTQAALRSKSLPEVIAALCRLVQDLSSLLDGDPAVRQATSYTLDKAYYFTDTDSIDIKDMVLNLLACPLPVELRQAAEAFLDAWSAMVVATSAPEEGGGRHGLAIYAPRPEKFDLAYLRLANTLPYGLGIWSWFLARYYLLVLGEEAPRHPLIRAIEDTMADMIRQGLYHPPGHR; from the coding sequence ATGCTCATCGATGCGGACAACCCGTACCGGGGGGACTTCCCGGCGCGCCTTGAGTTGACGGCAGAGGATTTCAGCTTTGACCTCTCCGAGACCAACCGCCAGGCCCTGGGACGCACCGCAGCCTGGTCGGTGGTGGGGTATCTGGCGGCGGACTGCAACCTGGCGCCCTTGATGTTTGAGGACTTAAAAGAGATGAAGGCCGTGGGCTCCGGGCCCGACCTGCACGTCATGGCCCTCTTTGACGGCTCCCTGCTCACGGACGCCTTCTTTGCCCGCCTGCACCGCACCTCGAAACTCAGCGAGGATCTCCTTGCCAAATTCGGCGAACTGGAAACCCATAAGCCTGAGGTCCTCACCCTGGCTCTGCAGTTGGCGGGTTTCTATCCCGGAGAAAAACGGGTCCTCTTCCTGAGCGGCCACGGCCAGGGCTGGCGGGGGGCCCTCCTGGATGAGAACCGGGGACTGACCCGGTACCGACGAGACCCGGAGTGGCTGGTTCTCCCGGGGACCTATGAGGAGTGTTTCAGAGGCCTTAGAGAATGCAACCGGCAGGTTCAGGAGGAACTGAACCGCCACCTGCCGGCGCCGGCGCCGGCAAAGCCCTATGACATCGTGGCCTTTGATGCCTGCTATATGGGCAATATCGAGGCGGTGGCCACCCTGGCGGAGCAGGCTGACTTCCTGGTGGTGACCGAGGACCAGATGCCCGGCCAGGGCTTTCCCTATGGGCGGCTGCTGGCCGCCTTGGCAAAAGACCCAAAGCAGCCGCCTGAGACCTTCTGCCGGCTGCTGGTGGCGGAGACCAAGGACTTTTACCATCTGCCGGGCAGACCGCGGTCCCGGGTCACTCAGGCGGCTCTGCGGAGCAAGAGTCTCCCTGAGGTGATTGCCGCTCTTTGCCGTTTAGTGCAAGACCTTTCCTCCCTCCTGGACGGTGATCCGGCAGTCCGCCAAGCAACCAGCTACACCCTGGACAAGGCCTATTATTTCACCGACACCGACAGCATTGACATAAAGGACATGGTGCTGAATCTGCTGGCTTGCCCCCTGCCGGTGGAGCTGCGGCAGGCGGCCGAGGCCTTCCTGGACGCCTGGTCGGCGATGGTGGTGGCCACCTCCGCCCCGGAAGAGGGCGGCGGCCGCCACGGGCTAGCCATCTACGCCCCCCGCCCGGAGAAATTTGACCTGGCCTACCTCAGGCTGGCCAATACACTTCCTTACGGCCTCGGCATCTGGAGTTGGTTTTTGGCGCGCTATTACCTCCTGGTGCTGGGGGAAGAGGCTCCCCGTCATCCCCTGATCCGTGCCATTGAGGACACCATGGCGGACATGATTCGCCAAGGGCTCTATCATCCACCCGGCCATCGCTAA
- a CDS encoding UPF0182 family protein, with translation MRRVTYWILLLAALVALAGAFYLLFGLVFTDFLVDIWWFSSLGYGLYFWQRLLYRYLVFAFFTLLFFLIFFLNFWFAGRFLGRVPLEEIPPQFWARLRYQRLLESFRRVSLKLYLPFCFILAAFVAFPLYYRWEDALLFLFAPPAGLRDPLYGKDVSYFLFSLPIYQLLLQELLIAVILTFLGLSLLYWRESRLLSGQDLPLPWGAKAHLSLLILLAFAIGAWSFILQRHTLLYSRAHVPLFYGPGFTEVWVIIPLIWLSLIFLLGIALSLIVVIHTRRGVKVLAAFVVLFLLALGARYSPFLPNLVQTYIVKPNEIARERPYITHNIQATLEAYNLAQVETRDYPISDLPWDVRAPKVQAALRNIPVWDKEVLLEVFQNLQELRTYYDFNSVDVDRYTVGGQYQQVYLAAREIELDKLPAGAKNWLNERLKYTHGLGAVMIPAAQRGEEPMTWFLQGIPPRSDYGLEIEEPAVYYGLGNLKPIIAPNYSREIGYPIDSTNVMVDYTGKGGVPMASLFRKLIFAVYFKEKEIFFTTQTIPQSRMHFRRNILERIRTLTPFFILDKDPYLVVTPKRLYWIQDAYTISNRYPYAQPYNKDLNYIRNSVKIVVDAYDGTVTYYLADPRDPIIRAYSRIYPGLLRDLAELPKELKLHLRYPRDIFNIQMSIYAVYHQTDPEVFYKQEDIWEFSAVPHAGKMERMEPRYLTLNILDKETDEFMLVVPMNPKDRTNLRALCVVGCDGPNYGKVVVFRFPKGVLVHGPQQVEAFINQDTLISEQFTLWSQQGSLVDRGKMILLPIGESIIYIQPVYLKATVGVTIPQLKRLIISQGELVVMEPSVREGLEALNRRLQANRAYGRPIRPRGPEESGPPAPR, from the coding sequence ATGCGCCGTGTGACCTACTGGATCCTGCTCCTCGCCGCCCTGGTGGCGCTGGCGGGGGCCTTTTATCTCCTCTTCGGCCTGGTGTTCACCGACTTTCTGGTGGACATCTGGTGGTTTTCGTCTCTGGGATACGGGCTCTACTTCTGGCAGCGGCTCCTGTACCGCTACCTGGTGTTTGCCTTCTTCACCCTGCTGTTCTTCCTCATCTTCTTTCTGAACTTCTGGTTTGCCGGCCGGTTTCTGGGACGGGTGCCCCTGGAGGAGATTCCGCCCCAGTTTTGGGCCCGCCTGCGCTACCAGCGGCTCCTGGAGAGCTTCCGGCGGGTCTCCCTGAAGCTCTACCTGCCTTTCTGCTTTATCCTGGCGGCCTTTGTGGCTTTTCCCCTCTACTACCGCTGGGAGGACGCCCTGTTGTTCCTGTTTGCGCCGCCGGCGGGGCTGCGGGACCCCCTCTACGGCAAGGATGTGAGCTACTTTCTCTTCTCCTTGCCCATCTACCAGCTCCTTCTCCAGGAGTTGCTCATCGCCGTCATCCTGACCTTTCTGGGCCTCTCCCTCCTTTACTGGCGGGAGAGCCGCCTCCTCTCCGGCCAGGACCTGCCCCTGCCCTGGGGGGCCAAGGCCCACTTAAGCCTCCTCATCCTTTTGGCCTTCGCCATCGGCGCCTGGTCCTTCATCCTGCAGCGCCACACCCTGCTCTACAGCCGGGCCCATGTGCCCCTGTTCTATGGCCCCGGCTTCACCGAAGTCTGGGTGATCATCCCCCTCATCTGGCTCTCCCTCATCTTCCTTCTGGGGATAGCCCTCTCCCTCATCGTGGTCATCCACACCCGCCGGGGGGTCAAGGTGCTGGCGGCCTTCGTGGTCCTCTTCCTCCTGGCCCTGGGGGCCCGCTATTCCCCTTTTCTCCCCAACCTGGTGCAGACCTATATCGTCAAGCCCAATGAGATCGCCCGGGAGCGGCCCTACATCACCCACAACATCCAGGCCACCTTGGAGGCCTACAATCTGGCCCAGGTGGAGACCCGGGACTACCCCATCTCCGACCTGCCCTGGGATGTCCGGGCCCCCAAGGTCCAGGCGGCGCTCCGCAACATCCCGGTGTGGGACAAGGAAGTGCTCCTGGAAGTCTTTCAGAACCTACAGGAGCTGCGCACCTACTACGACTTCAATTCCGTGGATGTGGACCGTTATACGGTGGGGGGCCAATACCAGCAGGTATACTTAGCGGCCCGGGAAATCGAGCTGGATAAACTGCCCGCCGGAGCCAAAAACTGGCTGAACGAGCGGCTGAAATACACCCATGGCCTGGGGGCAGTGATGATCCCCGCGGCCCAGCGGGGGGAGGAGCCCATGACCTGGTTCCTCCAGGGCATTCCGCCCCGCTCGGATTACGGTCTCGAAATTGAGGAGCCCGCCGTCTATTACGGCCTGGGAAATCTGAAGCCCATCATCGCCCCCAACTACAGCCGGGAGATCGGCTATCCCATTGATTCCACCAACGTCATGGTGGACTATACCGGCAAGGGCGGGGTGCCCATGGCCTCCCTCTTCCGGAAACTCATCTTTGCGGTCTATTTCAAGGAGAAGGAGATCTTCTTCACCACCCAGACCATCCCGCAGAGCCGGATGCACTTCCGGCGGAACATCCTGGAGCGCATCCGCACCCTCACTCCCTTTTTCATCCTGGACAAGGACCCCTATCTGGTGGTCACCCCCAAGCGGCTTTACTGGATTCAGGACGCTTACACCATCTCCAACCGCTACCCCTATGCCCAGCCGTACAACAAGGACCTCAATTACATCCGCAATTCCGTGAAGATCGTGGTGGACGCCTATGACGGCACGGTGACCTACTATCTGGCGGATCCCCGGGATCCCATCATCCGGGCTTACAGCCGCATCTACCCGGGACTGCTCCGGGACTTGGCGGAATTGCCGAAGGAGCTGAAGCTGCACCTCCGCTATCCCCGGGATATCTTCAATATTCAGATGAGCATTTATGCCGTTTATCACCAGACCGATCCCGAGGTCTTCTATAAGCAGGAGGATATCTGGGAATTTTCCGCCGTGCCCCACGCCGGCAAGATGGAGAGGATGGAGCCCCGCTATCTCACTCTCAACATCCTGGACAAAGAGACGGACGAGTTCATGCTGGTGGTCCCCATGAACCCCAAGGACCGCACCAACCTGCGGGCCCTGTGCGTGGTGGGCTGCGACGGCCCCAATTACGGCAAGGTGGTGGTCTTCCGGTTCCCCAAGGGCGTGTTGGTGCACGGGCCCCAGCAGGTGGAGGCCTTCATTAACCAGGACACCCTCATCTCGGAGCAGTTCACCCTCTGGAGCCAGCAGGGTTCTTTGGTGGACCGAGGCAAGATGATCCTCCTGCCCATCGGGGAGTCCATCATCTACATCCAGCCGGTGTATCTCAAGGCCACGGTGGGGGTCACCATCCCCCAGCTCAAGCGCCTCATCATCTCCCAGGGCGAGCTGGTGGTCATGGAGCCCTCGGTCCGGGAGGGCCTGGAGGCCCTCAACCGGCGCCTGCAGGCCAACCGGGCCTACGGCCGGCCCATCCGGCCCCGGGGTCCGGAGGAATCCGGCCCTCCTGCCCCCCGCTGA
- a CDS encoding HAD-IC family P-type ATPase, which produces MEWYQQDIQQVFTELNTSDQGLSSEEVRERLRRFGPNKLAEEEKISYLKIFLNQFTSPLIYILLIAAVVTAALQEYRDSGIIIAILLLNALVGFVQEVKAAKTVQALKKMVVAKARVLRDGREVEVNSEELVPGDIVFLASGSRVPADIRLIKTIELRTDESMLTGESVPVEKVTHPLPDPNLTPGDQVNMAFMGAVVVNGRAKGVVVATGSRTVLGRIARDVQELQVTRAPLQEKFDRFANFIGILVLLASAVLFLVGILIGEKPADMFMTAVAAAVATIPEGLPIVVTITLAIGVARMAQQNAIIRRLPAVETLGSTTVICSDKTGTLTKNEMTVRLVYDGRRIYELTGTGYEPTGEILEEGRPIQAEADSDLLFLFRIGLLCNESDVYQEGGRYQVDGDPTEAALIVAAMKAGLKPEEERDRYPQLFLIPFESDRGYMASLHRAGDRNLIFVKGAPERLLDLCSACRFEAWEDVPQVANHFARQGLRVLGMAYKEVPAEQTEIRLKDLQHDLTFAGLQGMIDPPRPEAIEAVAGCRQAGIRVVMITGDHAVTAEAIARQLGIIPEEEAAEDLLAKPVETMTDEELFLVTREVASILARQSGIPGHEPRTLIGRQISAMSDMELFAFLKEVLAALVRRAGPEGAVRRVLTGKEIETMSDTALFHLVRKVSVYARVAPHHKLRITQQLLKQGEIVAVTGDGVNDAPALKAAHIGVAMGKTGTDVAKEAADMIIADDNFVSIYRAVELGRVVFDNIRKVTFFLIPTGIAAIISILATVILGLPIPYLPAQLLWINLVTNGLQVLALCFEPGEKDVLLRPPRDPREGIMSRLLVERTIYISLLISAGVVYEFLYALKTGMPLGKARTVAVTTMVFFQFFQAWNSRSELQSVFRLNPFSNPFLFFGILASIGAQLAAIYLPSMQWLFRMEPIGLVEWLRIGLVSSSVIILVEFDKLVRRWGKANAT; this is translated from the coding sequence ATGGAATGGTATCAGCAGGACATCCAGCAGGTGTTCACGGAACTGAACACCTCGGACCAGGGATTGAGTTCCGAGGAGGTCCGGGAACGCCTGCGTCGCTTCGGCCCCAACAAACTGGCGGAAGAAGAAAAGATCAGCTATCTCAAGATCTTTCTGAACCAGTTCACCAGTCCCCTCATCTATATCCTCCTCATTGCCGCGGTGGTCACCGCTGCACTGCAGGAGTACCGGGATTCCGGCATCATCATCGCCATCCTGCTCCTCAATGCCCTGGTGGGTTTCGTCCAGGAAGTGAAGGCGGCCAAGACCGTCCAGGCCTTGAAAAAGATGGTGGTGGCCAAGGCCCGGGTGCTCCGGGACGGCCGGGAGGTGGAGGTCAACAGCGAGGAGCTGGTGCCGGGGGATATTGTCTTTCTGGCCTCCGGCTCCCGGGTGCCGGCGGATATCCGTCTCATCAAGACCATTGAGCTGAGGACCGACGAGTCCATGCTCACCGGCGAGTCGGTGCCGGTGGAAAAGGTGACACACCCCCTGCCGGACCCCAACCTGACCCCGGGGGATCAGGTGAATATGGCCTTCATGGGGGCCGTGGTGGTGAACGGCCGGGCCAAAGGGGTGGTGGTGGCCACCGGCTCCCGCACCGTGTTGGGCCGCATCGCCCGGGACGTGCAGGAATTGCAGGTCACCCGGGCCCCCCTGCAGGAGAAGTTCGACCGCTTCGCCAATTTCATCGGCATCCTGGTGCTGTTGGCGTCGGCCGTGCTGTTTCTGGTGGGCATCCTCATCGGGGAAAAGCCGGCGGACATGTTCATGACCGCGGTGGCGGCGGCGGTGGCCACCATCCCGGAGGGTCTCCCCATCGTGGTGACCATCACCCTGGCCATCGGGGTGGCCCGCATGGCCCAGCAAAACGCCATCATCCGCCGGCTGCCGGCGGTGGAGACCCTGGGCAGCACCACCGTGATCTGCTCCGACAAGACCGGCACGTTGACCAAGAACGAAATGACAGTGCGGCTGGTCTATGACGGCCGGCGCATCTATGAGCTCACCGGCACCGGCTATGAACCCACCGGCGAAATCCTGGAGGAGGGGCGCCCCATCCAGGCGGAGGCCGACTCGGACCTGCTCTTTCTCTTTCGCATCGGGCTGTTGTGCAACGAATCGGATGTCTATCAGGAGGGGGGCCGCTATCAGGTGGACGGCGACCCCACCGAGGCCGCCCTCATCGTGGCCGCTATGAAGGCGGGGCTCAAGCCCGAGGAGGAGCGGGACCGCTATCCCCAGCTCTTCCTCATCCCCTTTGAATCCGACCGGGGCTATATGGCCTCCCTGCACCGCGCCGGGGATCGGAACCTCATCTTCGTCAAGGGGGCGCCGGAGCGCCTGTTGGATCTGTGTTCGGCCTGCCGCTTCGAGGCCTGGGAGGATGTCCCCCAGGTGGCCAACCATTTTGCCCGTCAAGGCTTACGGGTCCTGGGCATGGCCTACAAGGAGGTGCCGGCGGAGCAGACGGAGATCCGCCTGAAGGACCTGCAGCACGACCTCACCTTTGCCGGCCTGCAGGGGATGATCGATCCTCCCCGGCCGGAGGCCATTGAGGCCGTGGCCGGCTGTCGCCAGGCGGGCATCCGGGTGGTGATGATCACCGGGGATCACGCCGTCACCGCCGAGGCCATCGCCCGCCAGTTGGGCATCATCCCCGAGGAGGAGGCGGCGGAGGATCTCCTGGCCAAGCCGGTGGAGACCATGACCGATGAAGAGCTCTTTCTGGTCACCCGGGAGGTCGCCAGCATCCTGGCCCGGCAGTCGGGCATCCCCGGCCATGAACCCCGCACCCTCATCGGGCGGCAGATTTCCGCCATGAGCGACATGGAGCTCTTTGCCTTCCTCAAGGAGGTGCTGGCGGCCCTGGTGCGCCGGGCCGGGCCGGAAGGGGCGGTGCGCCGGGTGCTCACGGGCAAAGAGATTGAGACCATGAGCGATACCGCCCTCTTTCACCTGGTGCGCAAGGTCTCCGTCTATGCCCGGGTGGCGCCCCATCACAAGCTGCGCATCACCCAGCAGCTGCTGAAGCAGGGCGAGATTGTGGCCGTCACCGGGGACGGCGTCAATGACGCCCCGGCCCTCAAGGCGGCCCACATCGGCGTGGCCATGGGCAAGACCGGCACGGATGTGGCCAAGGAAGCGGCGGACATGATCATCGCCGATGATAACTTCGTCAGCATCTATCGGGCGGTGGAGTTGGGCCGGGTGGTCTTCGACAACATCCGCAAAGTGACCTTCTTCCTCATCCCCACCGGCATCGCCGCCATTATCTCAATTTTGGCCACGGTGATTTTGGGGTTGCCCATCCCCTACCTGCCGGCGCAGCTTCTGTGGATCAACCTGGTCACCAACGGCCTCCAGGTGCTGGCCCTCTGCTTTGAGCCGGGGGAGAAGGACGTTCTGCTCAGGCCTCCCCGGGACCCCCGGGAAGGCATCATGTCCCGCTTGCTGGTGGAGCGCACCATTTACATCAGCCTGCTGATCTCCGCCGGCGTGGTGTATGAGTTCCTCTATGCCCTGAAAACCGGGATGCCGTTGGGAAAGGCCCGCACCGTGGCGGTCACCACCATGGTCTTCTTCCAGTTCTTCCAGGCCTGGAACAGCCGCTCGGAGCTCCAGTCGGTCTTTCGCCTCAACCCCTTCAGCAACCCTTTTCTGTTCTTCGGCATCCTGGCCTCCATCGGGGCGCAGCTGGCCGCCATTTATCTGCCGTCCATGCAATGGCTGTTCCGGATGGAGCCCATCGGCTTGGTGGAATGGCTGCGTATCGGGCTGGTCTCCAGCAGCGTCATCATCCTGGTGGAGTTTGACAAGCTGGTGCGGCGCTGGGGAAAGGCCAATGCCACCTGA
- a CDS encoding tetratricopeptide repeat protein produces the protein MASERYICPRCGGEVSPYAVRCPTCGLHRPQTGHDFRGEPSPEAVTRHLREQVQHRSRVRWYRRLGDLRPLERAFILIQDHPLIAGLVSGVAILLMGFLLLTFPRPFADPLAKAEQLLRQQAERQQAALRQVREAEKAVARRDYAQAFAALGRAMELGADSGRLRYLRGLSALELQRYRDAVRDLSLASGQRPGSPLPWILRGQAFEALGHYQAALTDFRQAVQVLPPQSSDLPRVHLAIARVNERLGDLSQALEALEQALSAGRADAEIYLFSGHLKEQLGLEEAALEDYSRAIQLKPRQAEAYLRRGILQVRLGRYEPAVADLSRALDLGSTAPEAYSHRGVAYAHLGQNEAARRDLETAVRLGAFEARPALKAVANREQALRRLAATRPQVANNPPRKSGPRPSHHRRPRRR, from the coding sequence ATGGCGTCAGAGAGGTATATCTGCCCCCGGTGCGGCGGGGAGGTCTCCCCCTATGCGGTTCGGTGTCCCACCTGTGGCCTGCACCGGCCGCAAACCGGCCATGACTTCAGGGGAGAACCCTCTCCCGAGGCGGTCACCCGGCATCTCCGGGAGCAGGTTCAGCATCGCTCCCGGGTTCGCTGGTACCGGCGCCTGGGGGACTTAAGGCCGCTGGAGCGCGCCTTCATCCTGATTCAGGATCACCCGCTGATTGCCGGGCTAGTGTCGGGGGTGGCCATCCTCCTCATGGGCTTCCTGCTATTGACTTTCCCGCGTCCCTTTGCAGATCCCCTGGCCAAGGCGGAGCAGCTCCTGCGACAACAGGCCGAGCGGCAGCAGGCCGCCCTGCGGCAGGTGCGGGAGGCGGAAAAGGCGGTGGCCCGGCGGGACTATGCCCAGGCCTTTGCCGCTTTGGGCCGGGCGATGGAGCTGGGGGCCGATTCAGGCCGGCTCCGGTATCTGCGGGGCCTGAGCGCCTTGGAACTGCAACGCTACCGGGACGCGGTGCGGGACCTGTCCCTGGCGTCGGGCCAACGGCCGGGCTCCCCCTTGCCCTGGATCCTCCGGGGGCAGGCCTTTGAGGCCTTGGGGCACTATCAGGCGGCCCTGACGGATTTCCGGCAGGCTGTGCAAGTGCTGCCTCCCCAATCCTCCGACCTCCCCCGGGTTCACCTCGCCATCGCCCGGGTGAACGAGCGTCTGGGGGATCTCTCTCAGGCCCTGGAGGCTCTGGAGCAAGCCCTCTCCGCCGGTCGGGCGGATGCCGAGATTTATCTTTTCTCGGGGCATCTGAAGGAGCAGCTGGGGCTGGAGGAGGCCGCCCTGGAGGATTACAGCCGGGCCATCCAGCTTAAGCCCCGCCAGGCCGAGGCCTATCTCCGGAGGGGGATCCTCCAGGTGCGTCTCGGGCGCTACGAACCGGCCGTGGCTGATCTCAGCCGGGCTCTGGATTTGGGGAGCACGGCCCCTGAGGCCTACAGTCACCGGGGGGTGGCCTACGCCCACCTGGGGCAGAACGAAGCCGCCCGGCGGGACCTGGAGACGGCGGTACGTCTGGGGGCCTTTGAGGCCCGTCCCGCCCTCAAGGCGGTCGCCAACCGGGAGCAGGCCCTCCGGCGTCTGGCCGCCACCCGGCCGCAGGTGGCCAACAACCCTCCTCGCAAGTCTGGGCCGAGACCCTCCCACCATCGTCGCCCCCGGCGCCGCTGA